A genome region from Flavobacterium sp. CFS9 includes the following:
- a CDS encoding fibronectin type III domain-containing protein produces the protein MDKIQLPKMLKNLHLYLLLLCALIGFEGFAQTFPISVTTQIAQPSPIYLSKYADATTINSPIKIQLLLNDLTISNRQVRLKIYFQGNGVAFSNNDFVVGAKPLYLEGGFPLQLTNVDLAPYFQYQNLLGLNPNQYAQPLPEGISNFYVEVYDFATGKKLSRKTGTTTVIFQNEPPFLNLPLNNASIMQQNLQNIVFSWTPRSINVSNVEYEFSLVEIWDNYTPVQNAFAYSPPLYTTTTKMTTLQYGMSEPQLIPGKKYAWRIKAKAIQGAEEIGVFKNNGYTEIFAFTYEVFCTSPLAIKTESIGQDQAKINWSGNVDNFDYQVNYREKNSGSEWYKAVTPRENITLSNLKPNTTYEYTVGSSCDVGKYIHSSIYEFTTIARDEIVFQGCGIKPDPKDLTNQTPLPELFPNDVISAGDFPIVVLKATGSNGNFSGEGYVTLPFLEKFRKLIDAAEALSPKDGEGNSKWNLSENTRIKITFDNIGLNTDFKLISGEIVAGYDAGNWDKFLDVDKLMNDISEEYDPIMESIFGPKPTQEEVDAAEKEEAVEPNNPTPPSETPIEYNPITVVDVDEPEPTPPPIKETTPVKNETREPSTTTASNGTVTENGYFIEYKGQKYYDGGRIKIPYRRHMEETFEMKTVPKDAIVSYSIYKPGESEMVRGYDSKTSKSTLPIEDIKTTNNLLKQDLQAEANSIEGSPKVRVEVEKIVEKFTQNGLTATHIPNSVKLKKRVANAGETLYYVNKPRKTDHRNTEIKAILSQTNLNKIPKDYIKWKINGIDDENKNGTTQIKIRLADDNKVLNSTFTNISGSPEITTKDVSIKWVDEGYYKNSLSLASGNFKNKLIEKAFEATKMVEKATKFFDKIPFIKKVQNKGLLKESGIQYYYNIIPFEKEFRNVEDPDSRLYFGETKTGGGFELGIEGKATIWSLPISFERLPLPEWVIQKIKKVVTAKIDIVASAKSFGEVKAAVEERLYVESKTKKIVKSGVDPAILKLEMAFGVESEFSLGGDNDYLSGGIEASGLTKAELIRIGYYTDDNGGKFDYGLLHDGVYLELKASGYINTLGKKWETEKYNEKIMLIKENK, from the coding sequence ATGGATAAAATTCAATTACCCAAAATGCTGAAAAACTTACACCTGTACCTGCTGCTGCTCTGCGCCTTAATAGGATTTGAAGGCTTTGCACAAACGTTCCCGATTTCGGTTACGACTCAAATTGCGCAGCCATCACCTATTTATTTAAGCAAATATGCCGATGCGACTACGATAAACAGTCCCATTAAAATTCAACTACTGCTTAACGATTTGACCATCTCCAATCGTCAGGTTCGATTAAAAATATACTTTCAGGGCAACGGAGTTGCGTTCAGCAACAACGATTTTGTTGTAGGAGCAAAACCACTGTATCTTGAAGGAGGGTTTCCATTGCAATTAACTAATGTTGATCTGGCGCCCTACTTTCAGTATCAAAACCTGTTGGGCTTAAATCCGAATCAATATGCGCAGCCTTTACCCGAAGGAATCAGTAACTTTTATGTAGAGGTATATGATTTTGCTACAGGAAAAAAACTGTCTCGAAAAACGGGTACAACTACCGTTATTTTTCAAAATGAACCTCCCTTCCTGAACCTGCCTTTGAACAATGCTTCAATCATGCAGCAAAACCTGCAAAACATTGTTTTCAGCTGGACACCGCGAAGCATCAACGTTAGTAATGTCGAGTATGAATTTTCATTGGTCGAAATCTGGGACAATTACACCCCGGTACAAAATGCATTTGCTTACTCACCTCCGTTGTATACCACCACTACCAAAATGACCACGCTGCAATATGGCATGAGTGAACCTCAACTGATTCCCGGTAAAAAATACGCCTGGCGCATTAAAGCAAAAGCTATTCAGGGGGCTGAAGAAATTGGAGTTTTTAAAAACAACGGTTATACCGAAATCTTTGCTTTTACCTATGAAGTATTCTGTACCTCTCCCCTTGCCATTAAAACCGAAAGTATCGGCCAGGATCAGGCTAAGATAAACTGGAGCGGTAACGTCGATAATTTTGACTATCAGGTAAACTATCGTGAGAAAAATTCCGGTTCGGAATGGTACAAAGCGGTAACGCCAAGAGAAAATATTACGCTAAGCAATTTAAAGCCTAACACTACCTACGAATATACCGTAGGGTCGTCCTGCGATGTGGGTAAATATATTCACAGTTCCATATATGAATTCACTACCATTGCCAGAGACGAAATTGTATTTCAGGGCTGTGGTATCAAACCGGATCCAAAAGATCTCACCAACCAAACACCACTTCCGGAACTTTTCCCGAATGATGTCATTTCAGCGGGAGATTTTCCTATCGTAGTTTTAAAAGCAACCGGAAGTAATGGTAATTTCTCGGGAGAAGGTTATGTAACCCTTCCCTTCTTAGAAAAATTCAGGAAACTTATTGATGCTGCTGAAGCCCTAAGCCCAAAAGATGGTGAAGGCAACTCAAAATGGAACTTAAGCGAAAATACCCGTATCAAAATTACCTTTGATAATATCGGGCTTAATACCGATTTCAAATTAATTTCGGGAGAAATTGTAGCCGGTTATGATGCTGGTAACTGGGATAAATTCCTGGATGTTGATAAATTGATGAATGATATTTCAGAAGAATATGATCCAATTATGGAATCTATTTTCGGGCCAAAACCAACACAAGAAGAAGTAGATGCTGCTGAAAAAGAAGAAGCTGTTGAGCCTAATAATCCAACACCTCCTTCGGAAACTCCGATTGAATATAACCCTATTACTGTTGTGGATGTAGACGAGCCTGAACCTACACCTCCTCCAATAAAAGAAACGACTCCTGTAAAAAATGAAACTAGAGAACCGTCAACAACAACCGCAAGTAATGGAACCGTTACTGAGAATGGTTATTTTATAGAATACAAAGGACAAAAATATTATGATGGCGGCAGGATCAAAATACCATATAGACGTCATATGGAAGAAACCTTTGAAATGAAAACGGTACCTAAGGACGCCATAGTAAGCTATAGTATATACAAACCAGGCGAATCAGAAATGGTACGTGGATATGACAGTAAAACCAGTAAGAGTACCTTACCTATTGAAGATATTAAAACTACTAATAACCTATTAAAACAAGATTTACAAGCTGAAGCAAATAGCATTGAAGGTAGTCCAAAAGTACGGGTAGAGGTTGAAAAAATTGTGGAAAAATTTACACAAAATGGATTGACAGCTACTCATATTCCAAATTCAGTTAAATTAAAAAAGAGGGTTGCAAATGCTGGAGAAACACTGTATTATGTAAATAAACCAAGAAAAACAGATCATAGAAATACAGAAATAAAAGCAATTTTAAGTCAAACAAATCTTAACAAAATTCCAAAAGACTATATAAAATGGAAAATTAATGGTATTGATGATGAAAACAAGAATGGAACTACTCAAATTAAAATTCGTCTAGCTGATGATAATAAAGTTTTAAATTCTACCTTCACGAACATTTCAGGTTCACCTGAAATCACAACGAAAGATGTAAGTATTAAATGGGTTGATGAAGGTTATTACAAAAACTCTCTTTCATTAGCCAGCGGGAACTTTAAAAATAAACTAATAGAAAAAGCTTTTGAAGCAACTAAAATGGTTGAGAAAGCAACAAAGTTTTTTGATAAAATACCTTTTATCAAAAAAGTGCAAAATAAAGGTTTATTGAAAGAATCAGGAATTCAGTATTATTATAATATAATTCCTTTTGAAAAAGAATTTAGAAATGTTGAAGATCCTGATTCCAGATTGTACTTTGGAGAAACTAAAACTGGAGGTGGATTTGAATTAGGTATTGAAGGGAAGGCAACTATTTGGTCATTGCCAATATCATTTGAAAGACTTCCTTTACCTGAATGGGTAATCCAAAAAATTAAAAAAGTAGTTACAGCAAAAATAGACATTGTAGCTTCTGCCAAATCTTTTGGTGAAGTTAAGGCTGCAGTAGAAGAACGTTTGTATGTAGAGTCCAAAACTAAAAAAATTGTAAAAAGTGGAGTTGATCCGGCAATCTTAAAATTAGAAATGGCTTTTGGAGTAGAATCGGAATTTAGTCTTGGTGGTGACAATGATTATCTATCAGGAGGAATTGAAGCTTCCGGACTTACTAAAGCTGAATTAATAAGAATTGGTTATTATACAGATGATAATGGAGGTAAATTTGATTATGGTTTGTTACACGACGGAGTTTATTTAGAATTAAAAGCATCTGGATATATAAATACGCTGGGAAAAAAATGGGAAACCGAAAAATATAATGAAAAAATAATGCTAATAAAAGAGAATAAGTAA
- a CDS encoding T9SS type A sorting domain-containing protein: protein MKKIYLLLLFLTSLLGYSQAPDPQPAVNGARTITITTPKTITVTSGTLSYTNATENGRANGTFSIIFEGGTGDYVYYFTKDGQPYTPVSWTSLPAGSYVMYAKDRDRVCTSGNIPFIIYEPQALIVSTPKPANIKCPGGTGNLTASAVGGYPYSATPINRTYNYTWYKCDAAGNNSSKISGPSTNPDVSGQTAGYYKVEVTDSKGNPATGPVVLLEPNPQIESVVLSKKDVSCFGTDDGEIQISLKGGVAPLSVLWNDGSTSINRTGLKAGNYKYTVTDANLCTFSNNITTEIKPSPPALEIKLDAKTQPTSSGATDGTITISVTGGAGNYIYSWTKNGQPFTANTNAITGLGNGSYQVKVVDKNGCDKTSGIIELKALEVTKQDQTNIKCKGQPTGSITVVASGGTLNTTTPNYKFQWLLNGTEMPGKESATLSGIFKGDYTVKVTDATNNTITSIIYKITEPDEVLNVKNSAAQRRNVSCNGGNDGAIDVTVSGGTGAYYYLWSNGSTAPRLSNVPAGTYWVAVTDDNGCPARLDNIVITQPDPIVVPTPVIKNVAIFGQNTGSIIFPADPAGGTPIYKYNWTRAGDPTFPRTTRDITALKAGTYRLEIRDASANTADNAGCIVTKDYTVTESDLLEVQIKETQFIKCNGDSNGKLVALAKGGIAPYKYVWKKNGIVLPSETTSEITNYAVGKYSVSVTDTANPEPAGPFAKAEQLNYDLQQPDKLTVTLTKQTDVLCYGAATGAIDITITGGTGPYTQQWTKNGVNYSTSDDLSGLTIGTYNVTVTDRADHGCTETLTIPVEITQPNAPLKIESATPIDLTGFETQNGSIAVTVSGGKPNYTYEWTKDASPTIIGSTASIQNLGIGIYHLIVKDANGCSLPKADYQIIQPDKLEIISITQTPNTNIACYGDSPAEFTAVVTGGVKAYTFEWLNNTTGVKYSHTENNTANSTSSKASNLGAGNYTITVKDQKNNILFGTNTFTISQPDKLAFTFVKTDVSCHGGSNGTVKLTITGGTKFADITKPYTIVTSAGTVDAQNGIISGLSNGSYTIFISDANGCQTQAQTVNIAEPAKSVFISSETVTPTTGFGLSTGKIAITVEGGTPGYTYQWKNSSNMVVGTNSPVLNNVPAGVYTVLITDSKLCTITNNYTIEQPTKPVLTETHLQAKCNGLSGTLEAIATGGATFTQNQIDRIYTYKLRNKTTGTVVTIVQNTASFKNIPDGDYSLTATDVGNVDSNTIDVTFKQPTAVVVNLISKTPVSCFAGQDGAIQIAVTGGTPFIVNGAPVYNYQWKKRNTATNAYENFTPVALNALTEGDYAVEVRDANYNSADATHCIGILENIIITQPADFGFDVDKITYINPTALNGNDGALHFEIIGGKPNFEYKLYTKDALANITVVKTISNTAAKMVDFTGLVKDHYYVSVQDATGCTKYADFDFTDNPLTITIRQTQDMTCFESNNAILEATIAGGFGTKKISWYRNNVLLPNENNIKLINAKIGTYYAVVKDSKAIEVTTAPIIITQPDYITFTTVPEPVKCLGDTNGSIAITAAGGNGIFRSRYFQNGILVKNWTNFTNGAKTVITDLADGEYTIQVQDTQQCTSTEATVKITSPTALTISKIVSIPATGKGLSNGSLAITAQGANGAYTYNWFKNDGTALNQTTATAINLAAGNYYVIIKDAKNCSLTSQLLEVTEPPLLETSVAVQNVVLCNGDKNGSLKPNTIGGFLKPGESYTYQWFAENNATVLATTTILTGIGKGSYYTIATDSNGNKATSQIFIVTEPQVLNNNLTADYTLCGDFNDWTIDTNPSGGTLPYSYSWNTGAQTASIKNVPPGYYFVKITDKHGCTITKDITIVAPVHLAAAETIKIPTCYAGSDATITLTASGGKAPYTYLWNTGETSNVLKNASAGEYKVVVTDIKGCVINHTYTIVNPPKDVINIGEDVTLCFDQTLTINATIDDDKATYSWTSDKGFKSNKAIVTVSEPANYTVVVTNKLGCEATDTIKISSQNTPISAEFAVSSQVFKNEKFIIVDISNPDADEIEWVIPAGATVISKNKDFAEISFSQAGEYDITLNTKKGNCTAFQTKSVLVTEGEYEENNPDDQTFKKFDLKIYPNPSKGAFTVDVLLDKVMPAHVKVYNLNNNLLIDSKTQEGKDNYLFNFSLTGLPSGIYFVLFESQQGSKLRKIIIQ from the coding sequence ATGAAAAAAATCTACTTACTACTACTGTTTCTTACGAGTTTATTGGGATATTCTCAGGCTCCGGACCCTCAACCGGCAGTTAACGGAGCGAGAACCATTACAATCACAACGCCAAAAACAATTACAGTTACATCTGGTACTTTGAGTTATACCAATGCGACAGAAAATGGCAGAGCCAATGGTACGTTTTCTATTATTTTTGAAGGAGGTACAGGCGACTACGTTTATTACTTTACCAAAGATGGGCAGCCTTATACCCCGGTTTCCTGGACTTCTCTGCCAGCCGGAAGCTACGTCATGTACGCGAAAGACAGAGACAGAGTTTGTACAAGTGGTAATATTCCTTTTATAATTTACGAACCCCAAGCGCTAATCGTCAGTACTCCAAAACCAGCCAATATAAAATGCCCCGGAGGAACAGGCAATCTGACAGCTTCAGCTGTTGGAGGTTATCCTTACAGCGCAACACCAATAAACCGAACTTACAATTATACCTGGTACAAATGTGACGCAGCCGGAAATAACTCCAGTAAGATTTCGGGACCAAGTACAAATCCCGATGTCTCAGGGCAAACTGCCGGTTATTATAAAGTTGAAGTTACCGATAGCAAAGGAAATCCTGCTACCGGACCTGTAGTGTTATTAGAGCCTAATCCTCAAATAGAATCAGTGGTACTTTCTAAAAAAGATGTTAGCTGTTTCGGAACAGATGATGGTGAAATTCAAATAAGCTTAAAGGGTGGAGTTGCTCCACTATCAGTGCTTTGGAATGACGGCAGCACAAGTATAAACAGAACCGGTTTAAAAGCTGGTAACTATAAGTACACGGTAACAGATGCAAATTTATGTACGTTTAGCAATAATATAACCACAGAAATTAAACCATCACCTCCTGCACTAGAAATTAAGCTTGATGCAAAAACACAACCTACATCGTCCGGAGCAACTGATGGAACAATAACAATCTCAGTAACTGGCGGGGCAGGTAACTATATTTACTCTTGGACTAAAAATGGCCAACCCTTTACCGCTAACACCAATGCCATTACAGGCTTAGGAAATGGCAGTTACCAAGTCAAAGTAGTCGATAAAAACGGATGTGATAAAACTTCCGGAATAATCGAATTAAAAGCATTGGAAGTAACTAAGCAAGATCAGACCAACATCAAATGTAAAGGCCAGCCTACGGGTAGCATAACCGTAGTAGCAAGTGGCGGAACACTAAACACTACTACCCCTAATTATAAATTTCAATGGTTGTTAAACGGAACTGAAATGCCCGGTAAAGAATCGGCAACTCTAAGCGGAATTTTTAAAGGAGACTATACTGTTAAAGTAACGGATGCTACTAATAACACCATAACTTCAATAATTTATAAGATAACAGAACCAGATGAAGTACTTAATGTAAAAAACTCAGCTGCACAACGCCGTAATGTTTCTTGTAATGGCGGAAATGATGGAGCGATAGACGTTACTGTTTCGGGAGGAACCGGTGCTTACTATTATTTATGGAGTAACGGAAGTACAGCTCCAAGACTAAGCAATGTTCCCGCTGGTACCTACTGGGTTGCCGTTACCGATGACAATGGCTGCCCTGCCCGATTAGACAATATAGTAATTACCCAGCCTGATCCAATAGTTGTTCCAACACCAGTCATTAAAAATGTCGCCATTTTTGGTCAAAATACAGGTTCCATAATATTCCCTGCTGATCCTGCAGGTGGTACTCCGATTTACAAATACAACTGGACCCGTGCCGGTGATCCTACTTTTCCGAGAACGACGAGAGATATAACCGCTCTGAAAGCAGGAACTTATCGCTTAGAAATTAGAGATGCTAGTGCTAATACTGCAGACAATGCGGGCTGTATCGTTACAAAGGACTATACGGTAACCGAATCGGACTTATTGGAAGTTCAGATCAAAGAAACCCAATTTATTAAATGTAATGGAGATTCTAACGGAAAATTGGTCGCTCTTGCTAAAGGTGGAATTGCACCTTACAAATATGTGTGGAAGAAAAATGGAATTGTACTTCCGTCTGAAACTACATCGGAAATCACAAATTATGCTGTCGGAAAGTACAGTGTTTCTGTAACCGACACGGCAAATCCTGAACCAGCGGGTCCTTTTGCAAAAGCAGAACAACTCAACTATGATTTACAACAACCGGATAAATTAACCGTAACCTTAACCAAGCAAACAGATGTTTTATGTTATGGTGCCGCAACCGGTGCTATTGATATTACGATCACAGGAGGAACTGGTCCTTACACACAGCAATGGACTAAAAACGGAGTAAATTATTCCACTTCTGATGATTTGTCAGGACTTACAATTGGTACTTATAATGTTACCGTAACTGATCGTGCCGATCACGGGTGTACAGAAACACTTACTATTCCTGTTGAAATTACACAGCCAAATGCACCATTAAAAATTGAGAGCGCTACCCCAATTGATCTAACCGGTTTTGAAACTCAAAATGGTAGCATAGCGGTAACGGTTTCAGGTGGAAAACCTAATTATACTTATGAATGGACAAAAGATGCATCGCCAACAATAATTGGTTCAACTGCCTCCATACAAAATCTGGGTATTGGAATTTACCATTTAATTGTAAAAGACGCTAATGGCTGTAGTCTTCCAAAAGCAGACTATCAAATCATCCAGCCTGATAAACTTGAAATCATTAGTATCACACAGACTCCAAATACAAATATAGCCTGTTATGGTGATTCACCTGCCGAATTTACAGCTGTAGTAACCGGGGGTGTAAAAGCCTATACATTTGAATGGCTCAACAACACAACCGGAGTAAAATATAGTCATACAGAAAATAATACAGCCAATTCAACCAGCTCAAAAGCGTCAAATCTTGGAGCCGGAAATTATACTATCACCGTAAAAGACCAGAAGAATAATATTCTTTTTGGCACCAATACTTTTACCATTTCGCAACCTGATAAACTGGCATTCACCTTTGTAAAAACAGATGTATCGTGTCATGGCGGAAGTAACGGTACTGTAAAATTAACCATCACAGGAGGTACAAAATTTGCTGACATCACCAAACCCTACACTATTGTAACAAGTGCCGGAACAGTTGATGCTCAAAACGGAATCATTTCAGGATTGTCTAACGGAAGCTACACCATATTTATAAGTGACGCTAACGGATGTCAGACACAAGCACAAACTGTTAATATTGCTGAACCTGCAAAATCTGTTTTCATCAGCAGTGAGACGGTTACCCCAACAACAGGTTTTGGCTTGTCGACCGGTAAAATTGCAATCACCGTAGAGGGCGGAACTCCGGGATATACCTATCAATGGAAAAATAGTTCGAACATGGTAGTAGGAACTAATAGTCCTGTCTTAAACAATGTTCCTGCAGGAGTTTATACCGTTTTGATAACCGATTCAAAATTATGTACAATCACCAACAATTATACAATAGAACAACCTACAAAACCTGTATTGACAGAAACTCATTTACAGGCAAAATGTAACGGTTTATCAGGTACTTTAGAAGCTATTGCAACCGGAGGAGCCACTTTTACACAAAACCAAATTGACAGAATTTACACTTATAAACTAAGAAATAAAACAACCGGAACTGTCGTAACTATCGTTCAAAACACGGCCAGTTTTAAAAACATTCCAGACGGAGACTACTCACTTACCGCTACCGATGTGGGCAATGTAGACTCTAATACGATTGACGTAACATTCAAACAGCCTACCGCCGTTGTGGTAAACTTAATCTCAAAAACTCCCGTGAGTTGTTTCGCGGGACAAGACGGAGCAATTCAAATAGCAGTTACCGGAGGAACACCTTTCATCGTAAATGGTGCTCCTGTTTATAACTATCAATGGAAAAAAAGAAACACCGCCACCAATGCATACGAGAACTTTACACCGGTAGCCTTAAACGCCCTTACTGAAGGCGATTATGCAGTAGAAGTTCGTGACGCCAATTACAATTCTGCTGATGCAACCCATTGTATCGGAATTCTGGAGAACATCATCATCACACAACCGGCAGATTTTGGATTCGATGTTGATAAAATTACCTATATCAACCCTACAGCTCTGAACGGAAATGACGGTGCACTGCATTTTGAAATTATAGGAGGAAAACCAAATTTTGAGTATAAACTCTACACTAAAGATGCACTGGCTAACATAACAGTTGTAAAAACGATTTCAAATACAGCGGCCAAAATGGTCGACTTTACTGGTTTAGTTAAAGATCACTATTATGTATCTGTTCAGGATGCAACCGGCTGTACAAAATACGCTGATTTTGATTTTACTGATAATCCGTTAACCATCACAATCAGACAAACTCAGGACATGACCTGCTTTGAATCCAACAATGCGATTCTTGAAGCAACAATAGCCGGAGGTTTTGGAACCAAAAAAATTAGCTGGTACAGAAACAATGTCTTATTGCCAAATGAGAACAACATCAAACTCATCAATGCTAAAATAGGTACTTACTACGCTGTTGTAAAAGATTCAAAAGCAATTGAAGTAACCACTGCTCCAATAATCATAACTCAGCCTGATTATATAACCTTTACCACCGTTCCTGAACCTGTAAAATGTTTAGGAGATACAAACGGAAGTATTGCTATCACAGCAGCAGGAGGAAATGGAATATTCAGATCCCGTTATTTCCAAAATGGAATATTGGTTAAAAATTGGACAAATTTCACAAACGGAGCAAAAACAGTTATTACTGATTTAGCCGATGGAGAATACACCATTCAGGTACAAGACACACAGCAATGTACAAGCACAGAGGCAACCGTAAAAATTACGTCTCCAACTGCTTTAACAATTAGTAAAATTGTATCAATTCCTGCTACAGGAAAAGGACTAAGTAACGGATCTCTTGCTATAACGGCACAGGGAGCAAACGGTGCCTACACCTATAACTGGTTCAAAAATGATGGTACCGCATTAAATCAGACCACAGCCACAGCAATAAACCTGGCTGCCGGAAACTACTACGTTATCATCAAAGATGCTAAAAACTGTAGCTTAACTTCACAACTATTAGAAGTTACAGAACCTCCTTTGCTGGAAACTAGTGTAGCAGTACAAAACGTTGTTTTATGTAATGGAGATAAAAACGGAAGTTTGAAACCAAATACAATTGGTGGATTCCTAAAACCGGGCGAAAGCTATACTTATCAATGGTTTGCAGAAAATAATGCCACCGTATTAGCAACAACGACTATTCTAACAGGTATCGGAAAAGGTTCTTATTATACAATCGCAACAGATTCAAATGGTAATAAGGCTACCAGCCAAATTTTCATCGTTACTGAGCCTCAGGTTCTGAACAATAACCTCACGGCAGACTATACTCTTTGTGGAGACTTCAACGACTGGACTATTGATACTAATCCATCAGGAGGAACACTACCGTATAGCTACAGCTGGAATACGGGTGCTCAAACCGCTAGCATAAAAAATGTCCCACCGGGTTATTATTTTGTCAAAATCACAGACAAACACGGTTGTACCATTACAAAAGATATTACCATTGTAGCGCCTGTTCATTTAGCAGCAGCCGAAACTATTAAAATACCAACCTGTTATGCCGGTTCTGATGCGACTATTACCCTGACCGCTTCAGGAGGAAAAGCGCCTTATACTTATTTATGGAATACCGGAGAAACATCAAATGTCTTAAAGAATGCTTCGGCAGGAGAATATAAAGTTGTCGTTACGGACATCAAAGGTTGTGTGATCAATCATACCTACACCATTGTCAATCCACCGAAAGATGTTATCAATATCGGAGAAGATGTGACTTTATGTTTTGATCAGACCTTAACCATTAATGCCACAATTGATGACGATAAAGCAACCTATTCATGGACTTCTGATAAAGGTTTCAAGAGCAACAAAGCGATAGTTACCGTTTCTGAACCTGCAAATTATACCGTTGTAGTTACCAATAAATTGGGTTGTGAGGCTACAGATACCATCAAAATTTCAAGTCAGAATACCCCAATTAGTGCCGAATTTGCAGTCTCTAGTCAGGTATTCAAAAACGAGAAATTCATAATCGTTGACATCAGTAATCCGGATGCCGATGAAATCGAATGGGTAATTCCTGCCGGTGCAACCGTAATCTCGAAAAACAAAGATTTTGCCGAAATCAGTTTCAGTCAGGCTGGTGAATACGACATTACATTAAACACCAAAAAAGGAAACTGTACTGCTTTTCAAACCAAGTCAGTCTTAGTAACTGAAGGGGAATACGAAGAAAACAATCCGGACGATCAGACTTTCAAAAAATTCGATCTGAAAATCTATCCAAATCCGTCAAAAGGAGCTTTTACTGTAGATGTATTGCTGGATAAAGTAATGCCGGCACATGTTAAGGTTTATAATTTGAATAACAACTTACTGATAGATTCAAAAACACAGGAAGGTAAAGACAATTACCTGTTCAACTTTAGTTTAACCGGGCTTCCATCAGGAATCTATTTCGTGTTATTCGAGTCACAGCAAGGAAGTAAATTGAGAAAAATCATTATTCAGTAA